Proteins encoded within one genomic window of Leucoraja erinacea ecotype New England chromosome 24, Leri_hhj_1, whole genome shotgun sequence:
- the LOC129708848 gene encoding lamina-associated polypeptide 2-like isoform X2, whose amino-acid sequence MADGENSDEILKLPSAGGEERETSFRFQELPRLTETKDNYTNMNVSQLNDEELKEQLMKHGVTPGPIVATTRSVYEKKLLKLMGQGPAVPPPKQNGTGDVEQYSDSEEEEDFPPEGSTHSKIDSSYQRHSTSKITITDASSTSKSRQMQVNETVDVLTPMFPNEMSTPSGISATRRRPIKGAAGRPIQYNFDDLATRASMRNTYKEKSSYSGTKENKPVQRLVPVWLRILLFIIVILILFLVYQAMESNQENPFAYFLEKASNQVSQPQPEASATPDREAEVIVE is encoded by the exons GAGCTGCCCAGACTGACAGAGACCAAAGATAATTATACAAATATGAATGTCTCACAGTTGAACGATGAAGAGTTGAAAGAGCAACTCATGAAGCATGGAGTTACACCTGGTCCAATTGTGG CCACTACCAGATCAGTTTATGAAAAGAAGCTCCTGAAGCTGATGGGGCAGGGTCCAGCTGTGCCTCCACCCAAGCAAAACGGAACCGGCGATGTTGAACAATACTCAGATAGTGAAGAGGAAGAAG ATTTTCCACCTGAGGGCTCCACGCACAGTAAAATTG ATTCGTCATATCAAAGACACAGTACATCGAAAATCACCATCACAGATGCAAGTAGTACAAGCAAATCAAGACAAATGCAG GTAAATGAAACAGTGGATGTATTGACTCCGATGTTTCCAAATGAAATGAGCACTCCATCAGGAATCAG TGCAACACGACGTCGACCAATCAAAGGAGCAGCAGGTCGGCCAATTCAGTATAATTTTGATGATCTGGCCACACGGGCTTCGATGAGGAATACCTACAAGGAGAAAAGCAGCTATTCGGGTACAAAGGAGAACAAACCAGTACAACGTCTTGTGCCAGTGTGGCTACGAATCCTCCTGTTCATCATTGTGATATTAATCCTCTTTCTCGTCTATCAGGCAATGGAAAGTAATCAGGAGAATCCTTTTGCATATTTCCTGGAGAAAGCCAGCAACCAAGTGTCTCAGCCACAACCCGAAGCTTCGGCCACACCAGACCGTGAGGCAGAGGTGATTGTGGAGTAG